From Strigops habroptila isolate Jane chromosome 1, bStrHab1.2.pri, whole genome shotgun sequence, a single genomic window includes:
- the LRRC14 gene encoding leucine-rich repeat-containing protein 14, with protein MHSLVFLCARRLLGHAPGARRALPVLPAELYPVLFRAAFLDGRALALRDLVGAWPFPLLSLPCLLGRCGHAPHRAQPAPHGARHAPHGAHRPSKLCVQAVISAVVAQLRQALEEPQQPGSDRQCHLRVLDMTGLQDDDTDRGPEGMSLWSGTVAVAKACLEVAKHQSDLQKRNSKRRKGPSGTSSAPQPVGVEIRADLFVNSTSYGVLRDALQATGSPMRLRCRDFHAEELPVAGIVALLECLAPGGVRRVDLRFNNLGLAGLCLVVPQLSRFPDLLSLKLPYSNVDVRRHAAGADAGFRRLATHLGKLRSLRELNLGSSRLSGKLRQLLRNLEAPLESLELAFCYLLPGDLAFLSQSLHAPALKKLDLSGHHLTESLLQPLRCLLENCSSLIHLDLMECQLTDSRLEALLPSLCRCSRLRCLGLFGNPLSTPGLKTLLRQTSVLQDLCLVVYPYPVDCYSRETPRPPSASAGIFEDTLDEERFTAVSAELCRMLVSSGRDNAVWTASLCRHGTLDYFTL; from the exons ATGCACAGCCTGGTGTTCCTGTGCGCCCGCCGCCTGCTGGGCCACGCGCCGGGCGCCCGCCGCGCGCTGCCCGTGCTGCCCGCCGAGCTCTACCCCGTGCTCTTCCGAGCCGCCTTCCTGGACGGGCGCGCGCTGGCGCTGCGGGACCTGGTGGGCGCCTGGCCCTTCCCCCTGCTCAGCCTCCCGTGCCTGCTGGGCCGCTGCGGCCACGCGCCCCACCGCGCCCAGCCCGCGCCCCACGGCGCCCGCCACGCGCCCCACGGCGCCCACCGGCCCAGCAAGCTCTGCGTCCAGGCCGTCATCTCCGCCGTGGTGGCCCAGCTCCGGCAGGCGCTGGAGGAGCCGCAGCAGCCCGGCAG CGACAGGCAGTGCCACCTGCGGGTGTTGGACATGACGGGTCTCCAGGACGACGACACGGACCGCGGTCCGGAAGGGATGAGCCTGTGGTCCGGCACTGTGGCGGTGGCCAAAGCTTGCCTGGAGGTGGCCAAACACCAAAGCGACCTCCAGAAACGCAATTCCAAGCGGCGCAAAGGTCCTTCGGGAACCTCGTCCGCGCCCCAACCCGTCGGCGTGGAGATCCGCGCCGACCTCTTCGTCAACAGCACGTCCTACGGCGTCCTCCGAGACGCTCTGCAGGCCACCGGCAGCCCCATGCGCCTGCGGTGCCGGGATTTCCACGCCGAGGAGCTGCCGGTGGCCGGGATCGTGGCGCTGCTGGAATGCCTGGCGCCGGGCGGCGTGCGGCGCGTGGACCTGCGCTTCAACAACCTGGGGCTGGCGGGGCTCTGCCTGGTGGTGCCGCAGCTCAGCCGCTTCCCCGACCTGCTCAGCCTCAAGCTGCCCTACAGCAACGTGGACGTGCGGCGCCACGCGGCCGGCGCCGACGCCGGCTTCCGGCGCCTCGCCACGCACCTCGGGAAGCTCCGCTCGCTCCGGGAGCTCAACCTGGGATCGTCCAGGCTCTCCGGGAagctcaggcagctgctgag GAACCTGGAGGCTCCTCTGGAGAGCCTGGAGCTGGCCTTCTGCTACCTGCTGCCCGGGGACCTCGCCTTCCTCTCCCAAAGCCTCCACGCTCCAGCCCTCAAGAAGCTGGATTTGAGCGGCCACCACCTCACCGAGAGCCTTCTCCAGCCTCTGCGCTGCCTCCTGGAGAACTGCTCCTCCCTCATCCACCTGGATCTCATGGAATGCCAACTCACCGACTCCCGCTTGGAagctcttctcccttctctttgcCGCTGCTCCCGGCTCCGATGCTTGGGCCTTTTTGGCAACCCTCTGTCCACGCCGGGCCTCAAGACCTTGTTGCGCCAAACCTCCGTCCTCCAGGACCTCTGCCTCGTGGTCTACCCCTACCCCGTGGACTGCTACAGCCGGGAGACGCCGCGGCCGCCGTCGGCCTCCGCCGGGATCTTCGAGGACACGTTGGATGAGGAGCGCTTCACCGCGGTCAGCGCCGAGCTCTGCCGCATGCTGGTGAGCTCCGGCAGGGACAACGCCGTGTGGACGGCCAGCCTCTGCCGCCACGGCACCCTCGACTACTTCACCCTGTGA